A genomic stretch from Plasmodium cynomolgi strain B DNA, chromosome 8, whole genome shotgun sequence includes:
- a CDS encoding 40S ribosomal protein S15Aa (putative) → MREVPRGTNQACIKSKEYQTKRVSNQKSIKPKEYQTKRASNQTGKRKYREIELPRFEGIGISFAIIGILFLVKMVRMSVLADCLKTINNAEKRGRRQVLIRPSSKVVIKFLQYMQKKGYIGNFEIVDDHRSGKIVVNLLGRINKCAVISPRYDVKLEEIEKIITNILPSRLFGHLILTTPYGIMDHEEARRKHTGGKVLGFFF, encoded by the exons atgagagaagTGCCGAGGGGAACAAACCAAGCGTGTATCAAATCAAAAGAGTATCAAACCAAAAGAGTATCAAACCAAAAGAGTATCAAACCAAAAGAGTATCAAACCAAGCGTGCATCAAACCAAAC gggaaaaagaaaatatagaGAAATAGAGCTGCCTCGTTTTGAGGGAATCGGAATCTCCTTTGCAATTATTGGCATACTTTTCTTAGTCAAG ATGGTTCGAATGAGCGTACTGGCTGACTGCCTGAAAACGATTAACAACGCAGAGAAGCGAGGAAGGCGACAGGTGTTGATAAGGCCCTCGTCCAAAGTcgtgataaaatttttacaatacaTGCAGAAGAAGGGCTACATTGGGAATTTTGAAATAGTTGACGATCACAGATCAGGAAAAATTGTGGTTAACCTGTTGGGACGAATAAATAAGTGTGCCGTCATATCACCCAG GTACGACGTGAAGCTGGAAGAgatcgaaaaaattatcaccaACATTCTACCCAGTAGACTCTTCGGTCACTTAATCCTGACGACCCCCTACGGCATTATGGATCATGAGGAAGCGAGAAGAAAGCATACAGGAGGAAAGGTCCTTgggtttttcttttaa
- a CDS encoding binding protein (putative) → MNIIDEYDLDMYKNIVMSNNCKEEDILCIFNMSSFLNTLCFIIFFVIFLWSLSIISRYYTSYNIMKYLKDRKAIYMQNMSRYIDEIKMLCRSHVNDIIRIKKKITPKNVDKIYLDICIHDNIQLVKNYQSSSASDTTDLYKYGVTFTFSSKNPVCVTLYWGVLLNEINQVIHEKTEARRKTANGRSTVICIDNFKTFFKEGFGRSLQSKPPSDAMTYLLDKHKGSLYSGEEDLGGGEVGGDNFYDHRHHNRDHLSPQQSTSFINFTSCLHKTPSSFFTCRENITYTMPCDESFCVADVLSQIEVEKNGYMDDLKEKLKKNKYDQQQPLDEKVLHSHMSDEQIRIPLTILINDAPPVDLMSTSSIYANSFGGGLSVATTVSPAKGVGKNRASGTHASGSHTNGTHVNGTHASGTRASGTRASTLVVLVDFKKIKDKYMPSIIKDICVFSEGGTNTAAHKSKKKNEVFQFVDILDIYGHEEHDKECLICMTSYKDTLLMPCRHSSFCYDCMKSLRQEKCPICRCLFTSFIKFPLKNIDKGGDMP, encoded by the exons ATGAATATCATCGACGAGTACGACCTGGacatgtacaaaaatattgtcaTGTCTAATAACTGCAAGGAGGAGGatattttgtgcatttttaatatgtcAAGCTTCCTGAACACGTTATgcttcattatattttttgtcattttcttGTGGTCCCTGTCTATCATATCGAGGTACTACACCTCGTACAATATCATGAAGTACTTGAAGGACCGGAAG gccATCTACATGCAGAACATGTCCCGCTACATcgacgaaataaaaatgctttgCAGGAGCCACGTGAACGATATCATccgaattaaaaaaaaaataacacccAAGAATGTGGACAAGATATACCTAGACATATGTATCCATGACAACATCCAGCTGGTGAAGAATTACCAGAGCTCGAGTGCAAGTGACACGACTGACTTGTACAAATATGGTGTCACCTTCACCTTCTCTTCCAAAAATCCAGTCTGTGTTACTCTCTATTGGGGTGTTCTCCTTAATGAAATTAACCAAGTGATACACGAAAAAACCGAAGCGCGAAGAAAGACTGCCAATGGAAGAAGCACTGTTATTTGTATCGATAATTTTAAAACCTTTTTTAAGGAAGGGTTTGGCAGATCGTTACAGTCGAAGCCACCTTCCGATGCGATGACTTACCTGCTCGATAAACATAAGGGTAGTCTCTACTCGGGAGAGGAAGATctgggagggggagaagttgGAGGAGATAACTTTTATGACCATCGCCACCATAATCGTGATCATTTATCTCCACAACAGAGTACCTCCTTCATTAACTTCACCTCATGCTTGCACAAGACCCCTAGCTCCTTCTTCACGTGTAGGGAAAATATCACCTACACGATGCCTTGTGATGAAAGCTTTTGTGTGGCTGATGTTTTAAGTCAAATAGAAGTCGAGAAAAATGGCTACATGGATGATCTGAAGGAGAAactaaaaaagaacaagtaCGACCAACAACAGCCCTTGGACGAAAAGGTGTTACATAGTCATATGAGTGATGAGCAGATAAGGATCCCCCTCACGATTCTCATAAATGACGCCCCCCCGGTGGATTTGATGTCCACGTCTTCCATCTATGCCAACTCCTTCGGGGGCGGGCTAAGCGTCGCCACGACCGTCTCCCCCGCCAAAGGGGTAGGGAAAAACAGAGCCAGCGGAACGCATGCTAGTGGAAGCCATACCAACGGAACGCATGTCAACGGAACGCATGCCAGCGGAACCCGTGCAAGTGGAACCCGTGCCAGCACGCTAGTAGTCCTGGTggacttcaaaaaaattaaggacaAATATATGCCATCCATTATCAAAGACATCTGCGTGTTTAGCGAAGGTGGAACGAACACGGCGGCacataaaagcaaaaagaaaaatgaagtttTCCAATTTGTGGACATACTAGATATATATGGACATGAGGAACACGATAAGGAGTGCCTGATCTGCATGACCTCGTACAAGGACACCTTGTTGATGCCGTGTAGACACTCATCCTTTTGCTACGACTGTATGAAATCATTGCGCCAGGAGAAGTGCCCCATCTGCAGATGTCTCTTCACTTCCTTTATAAAATTCCCTCTCAAGAATATTGACAAGGGGGGGGACATGCCCTAG
- a CDS encoding HVA22/TB2/DP1 family protein (putative) gives MKGKLYSKSKDKEHEKYGGGGSSQNMNALKRLSSKVLGDSINNFDLSKTLDKIDEHVKQYPFLDDLGKKYGIKPSYVIVGMSGFLFLSLIFGWGAALICNVVGFAYPAYQSFKAVESQSKDETKLWLTYWVVYSLFFFFEYLIDIILFWVPFYYLLKLLFLLYLYMPQVRGAETVYNYIIRPILLKHEKAIDDTVQKISQTATSHLTQITGNLTEKLVQDGVRRRNV, from the exons ATGAAGGGGAAACTGTATTCCAAGAGTAAGGACAAGGAACATGAGAAGTacggaggaggggggagCTCCCAAAATATGAATGCCCTTAAGAGGCTATCCTCCAAAGTCCTCGGGGATTCAATTAATAATTTCGATTTAAGTAAGACTTTGGATAAGATAGACGAGCATGTAAAGCAGTACCCCTTTTTAGATGACCTGGGGAAGAAATATGGCATCAAGCCGTCCTACGTCATTGTGGGTATGTCGGGGTTTCTCTTCCTCTCGCTCATCTTCGGTTGGGGGGCGGCCCTGATTTGCAACGTCGTTGGTTTTGCCTACCCAG CCTACCAATCATTCAAAGCAGTCGAGTCGCAAAGCAAAGACGAAACGAAGTTGTGGCTGACCTACTGGGTGGTCTACTcactcttcttttttttcgagtaCCTAATcgatattattttattctgggtccccttttattatttactgAAGCTCCTATTCCTCCTCTACCTGTACATGCCTCAAGTGAGGGGAGCAGAAACGGTCTATAATTACATCATACGTCCTATCCTGCTGAAGCACGAGAAGGCAATAGACGATACTGTTCAGAAGATTAGCCAAACTGCTACTAGCCACTTAACACAGATTACGGGCAACCTGACGGAGAAGCTCGTGCAGGATGGGGTTCGCCGGAGAAACGTGTGA
- a CDS encoding transporter (putative) yields the protein MPKGSSKYMIDPISVKTACTSDESYIRCVEYGKGKAHYPNLSLLAKAILAGIFVGVCAHASGIAGGHFYYYKLREHVGISMSAFVYGFTFPIAFLCIIATGSDLFTGNTLAVTTALLQRKISLLEYLRVMSISLSGNYMGAVSFAFFVSHLSGAFEKHAEDSKNHIFQFLNDIAEKKVNHTFIQCICLAIGCNIFVCLAVYFVLTIKDGSGMVFSVFFAVYAFAIAGYEHIIANMYTLNLALMAKTNVTWSSVYLNNLLPTLIGNYIAGALVLACPLFFIYRHSYTDYEKTRGDGSNFGLKR from the exons ATGCCAAAGGGTAGCAGTAAATATATGATAGACCCGATAAGCGTGAAGACCGCGTGCACCAGTGATGAGTCGTACATTCGATGCGTTGAGTATGGGAAGGGCAAGGCGCATTACCCGAATTTGTCGCTGCTGGCTAAGGCCATCCTGGCTGGTATTTTCGTCGGCGTCTGTGCGCACGCCTCAGGGATAGCAG GCGGCCACTTTTACTACTACAAGCTGCGAGAACACGTAGGCATCTCGATGAGCGCGTTCGTATACGGATTCACCTTCCCAATAGCATTCCTGTGTATCATCGCGACTGGATCGGACCTGTTCACAGGGAACACCCTAGCTGTGACAACAGCGTTGCTGCAAAGGAAAATTAGCCTCCTGGAGTATCTACGAGTAATGAGCATATCGCTTTCTGGAAATTACATGGGAGCAGTATCCTTTGCCTTCTTCGTTTCACATCTATCAGGGGCCTTCGAGAAGCATGCAGAAGATAGCAAGAATCacattttccaatttttaaatgacatAGCAGAGAAGAAAGTGAATCACACGTTTATTCAATGCATCTGTCTAGCGATTGGTTGCAATATCTTTGTTTGTCTAGctgtatattttgtattaacaATAAAGGATGGGTCCGGGATGGTCTTCAGCGTATTCTTCGCTGTTTACGCCTTCGCTATTGCAGGATACGAGCATATCATAGCTAATATGTATACGCTCAACCTCGCCCTCATGGCTAAGACCAACGTCACGTGGTCCAGTGTTTACCTCAATAATTTGCTACCCACTCTGATTGGGAACTAT ATTGCCGGAGCGCTTGTTCTCGCGTGCCCGCTGTTCTTCATTTATCGCCATAGCTACACGGACTACGAAAAGACACGTGGCGATGGGAGCAACTTTGGTTTGAAGAGGTAG
- a CDS encoding 20S proteasome alpha subunit G (putative), with protein sequence MAGLSAGYDLSVSTFSPDGRLYQVEYIYKAINNNNTALSLECRDGLLTCCVNSNILKNKMIKQNSYNRIYHVNNNVIVTYAGLDGDARNIIDRAKYEANSYYLNFHTNIPLHILANRVSLYIHSFTLYWHLRPFASSIILASFDEKEKGEIYCVEPNGACYKYAGVVIGKNKEIFKTEIEKKNYKEIDVKEALVDIYKIILTSDDHMNKNNLPHLVNFSWICKDSSYEYQSVDSETLNEAMRLAVESVEQLNQ encoded by the exons ATGGCAGGTCTCAGTGCAGGCTACGACCTATCCGTTTCGACCTTCTCCCCTGACGGGAGGCTCTACCAAGTagaatacatatataaggCAATCAACAATAACAACACAGCCCTGAGTCTGGAGTGTCGAGATGGATTACTCACCTGTTGCGTCAATTCAAATATActgaagaataaaatgataaagcaGAATAGCTACAATAGAATCTACCATGTTAATAATAACGTAATTGTGACGTATGCAGGATTGGATGGAGACGCAAGAAATATTATTGACAGGGCTAAGTATGAAGCGAACAGTTATTACCTTAATTTTCATACTAATATCCCTTTGCACATTTTAGCGAATCGTGTTTCTCTTTATATTCACTCGTTTACGTTGTACTGGCACTTGAGACCCTTTGCATCTTCCATCATACTGGCGTCATTCGACGAGAAGGAGAAAG GTGAAATTTACTGTGTAGAGCCTAACGGAGCTTGCTACAAATACGCAGGAGTAGTTATTGGTAAAAACAAGGAGATATTTAAAACAGAAatcgaaaagaaaaactacaAAGAAATTGATGTAAAGGAAGCCCTCGTggatatatacaaaataatctTAACAAGTGACGATCATATGAATAAGAATAACTTACCTCACCTGGTTAATTTTTCTTGGATTTGCAAAGACTCGTCGTATGAATATCAGAGTGTTGATTCTGAGACGTTAAACGAAGCCATGCGTTTGGCCGTGGAGTCGGTGGAGCAGTTGAATCAGTAG